One Paenibacillus sp. FSL W8-0186 genomic window carries:
- a CDS encoding TrkA family potassium uptake protein, with protein sequence MAQSAKKQYAVIGMGRFGLSVASALSNMGFDVLAIDANEQRTQAVSNIVTHAVSADSTDEEALRALGIRNFDVVVVAIGENIQASILTTLILKDLGGPIIIVKAQNELHGKVLNKIGADKVIYPERDMGLRLAHHLTSPNILDYIELSDEYSIVDLQITKAMVGKNLKELDIRAKFGCNVMAIKTGSKMNISPAANDRLEEGDVLVIVGEKNDLTKLELAYSES encoded by the coding sequence ATGGCACAATCCGCAAAAAAACAATACGCTGTCATCGGCATGGGCCGCTTTGGGCTCAGCGTGGCCAGCGCTTTAAGCAATATGGGCTTTGATGTCCTGGCGATCGACGCCAACGAGCAGCGCACGCAGGCCGTATCCAATATCGTGACGCATGCCGTATCCGCAGACTCTACGGACGAAGAGGCGCTTCGCGCGCTGGGCATACGCAATTTTGATGTCGTGGTCGTGGCGATCGGCGAGAATATTCAAGCCAGCATTTTGACGACGCTGATCCTTAAAGACTTGGGCGGGCCAATCATTATCGTTAAAGCCCAGAATGAGCTGCACGGCAAGGTGCTGAATAAGATCGGTGCAGACAAGGTGATCTATCCGGAGCGGGATATGGGGCTTCGCCTGGCCCATCACCTGACCTCGCCGAACATCCTCGACTACATCGAGCTGTCGGACGAATACAGCATCGTTGATCTGCAGATCACGAAGGCGATGGTTGGCAAGAACCTGAAGGAGCTTGATATTCGGGCCAAGTTCGGCTGCAACGTCATGGCGATCAAGACGGGCAGCAAAATGAACATTTCGCCGGCGGCCAACGACCGGCTTGAAGAAGGCGACGTGCTTGTCATTGTCGGCGAGAAGAATGATTTGACGAAGCTTGAGCTGGCTTATTCGGAATCATAA
- the sspI gene encoding small acid-soluble spore protein SspI, translating into MPITLDLRQAVVHKMHGKNEAGLRDMVEGSIDAQETALPGLGVVFEIIWKHIDDAKKDELISLLSRELASAELKPLK; encoded by the coding sequence ATGCCAATTACTCTTGACCTTAGACAAGCGGTTGTGCATAAAATGCACGGCAAAAACGAAGCAGGCCTGCGGGATATGGTAGAGGGCTCGATCGATGCCCAGGAGACTGCGCTTCCCGGCCTTGGCGTCGTTTTTGAGATCATCTGGAAGCATATCGACGACGCGAAGAAAGATGAATTGATCTCTCTCCTGAGCAGAGAGCTTGCTTCTGCCGAGCTGAAGCCATTGAAATAA
- a CDS encoding peptide chain release factor 3, protein MSKALGQVLQEEVNKRRTFAIISHPDAGKTTLTEKLLLFGGAIRLAGSVKARKASKHATSDWMEIEKQRGISVTSSVMQFDYNGHRVNILDTPGHQDFSEDTYRTLTAADAAVMLIDVAKGVEVQTIKLFQVCAKRGIPIFTFINKLDREGRNPFDLMEELEQVLGIRSVPMNWPIGSGRELSGIYDRMNNQVELFQGNDHSQIQVKKVENYQDPVIRELAGEYLHDQLCQDLELLDVAGDPFDMEKISRGELTPVFFGSAVNNFGVQTFLENFLRLAPKPEPRHSLTGLVEPTNEKFSGYVFKIQANMNPAHRDRIAFLRIVSGKFERGMSVKHVRAGKEIKLSQPQQFLAQDRDIVTEAYPGDIIGLFDPGIFRIGDSLSQGSEIEFDELPTFSPEIFAKVTVKNALKHKQYQKGIDQLTEEGTIQVFTTVGFEDMLLGVVGQLQFEVFEYRMKAEYGVDVQLQRMPFQFARWIVADKVDPSKFRINSTLVTDKKGNYVVLFENEYAMRTAMEKNPDAKFLETAP, encoded by the coding sequence ATGAGCAAAGCATTGGGGCAAGTGCTGCAGGAGGAAGTGAATAAGCGGCGGACGTTCGCGATCATTTCCCACCCGGATGCCGGGAAAACCACATTAACCGAGAAATTATTGCTGTTCGGCGGCGCGATCCGTCTGGCAGGATCCGTTAAGGCTCGCAAGGCAAGCAAGCATGCGACAAGCGACTGGATGGAAATCGAGAAGCAGCGCGGAATTTCCGTCACTTCTTCCGTCATGCAGTTTGACTATAACGGCCATCGGGTCAACATACTGGATACGCCGGGCCACCAGGATTTCAGTGAGGACACCTACCGTACATTGACTGCTGCAGATGCAGCTGTCATGCTGATTGACGTGGCCAAAGGCGTCGAGGTACAGACGATCAAGCTGTTCCAGGTTTGCGCCAAGCGGGGCATTCCGATTTTTACCTTCATCAACAAACTGGACCGGGAAGGCCGGAATCCGTTTGATCTGATGGAGGAGCTGGAGCAGGTGCTGGGCATCCGCTCTGTGCCGATGAACTGGCCAATCGGTTCGGGACGCGAGCTGTCGGGCATTTACGACCGGATGAACAATCAGGTTGAATTGTTCCAGGGGAATGATCATTCCCAGATCCAAGTGAAGAAGGTCGAGAATTATCAAGACCCTGTGATCCGTGAATTGGCCGGGGAATACCTGCATGATCAGCTATGCCAGGACTTGGAGCTCCTTGATGTAGCGGGTGATCCCTTCGATATGGAGAAAATCAGCCGCGGTGAGCTGACTCCGGTCTTCTTCGGCAGCGCCGTCAATAATTTCGGTGTCCAGACGTTCCTGGAAAACTTCCTGCGTCTTGCTCCAAAGCCGGAGCCGCGCCATAGCTTGACCGGATTGGTCGAGCCGACAAACGAGAAGTTCTCCGGCTACGTGTTCAAAATCCAGGCGAACATGAACCCGGCGCACCGCGACCGAATCGCTTTCCTGCGCATCGTGTCGGGCAAATTCGAGCGAGGCATGTCGGTGAAGCATGTCCGGGCAGGCAAAGAGATCAAGCTGTCCCAGCCGCAGCAATTCCTGGCTCAGGATCGGGATATCGTCACCGAGGCTTATCCTGGCGATATTATCGGGCTGTTCGATCCCGGCATTTTCCGGATCGGCGATTCGCTCAGCCAAGGAAGCGAGATCGAATTTGATGAGCTGCCGACCTTCTCGCCGGAGATTTTTGCCAAAGTCACCGTAAAGAATGCTCTGAAGCATAAGCAGTATCAGAAGGGGATCGATCAGCTGACGGAAGAAGGGACCATTCAGGTGTTCACGACGGTAGGCTTCGAGGACATGCTGCTGGGTGTCGTAGGGCAGCTTCAGTTCGAGGTGTTCGAATACCGTATGAAGGCTGAATACGGCGTCGATGTCCAACTGCAGCGGATGCCGTTCCAATTCGCGCGCTGGATTGTCGCGGATAAGGTGGATCCTTCGAAATTCCGGATTAATTCAACGCTGGTGACGGATAAGAAGGGCAATTATGTCGTCTTGTTCGAGAACGAGTACGCGATGAGAACTGCGATGGAGAAAAATCCGGATGCGAAGTTCCTGGAGACAGCGCCATAA
- a CDS encoding nitroreductase family protein: MSHSELATIPVSANSMKEEALSRIAEHGADPLFVNRWSSRAFAARPVAEQTLLAILEAARWAPSSNNFQPWRFIVAREESQLKLFHEFIVPGNLEWAAQAPVLILLLSSVQEDGKMNGAHAFDTGAAWASIALQASLLGLNTRAIGGYDRVKARELLSIPANFELHAVVALGYPGSTELLPDKFKDRNVPSGRRPLQESIIWGDFSTESNGQVTK, from the coding sequence CAACCATACCTGTATCGGCAAATTCTATGAAGGAAGAGGCTCTGTCCCGCATAGCGGAACATGGAGCCGACCCATTATTCGTTAACCGCTGGTCATCCCGCGCATTTGCCGCCCGGCCGGTGGCAGAGCAAACGCTGCTGGCGATCCTGGAGGCTGCGCGTTGGGCTCCTTCCTCCAATAATTTTCAGCCGTGGCGTTTTATCGTAGCCAGGGAAGAGAGCCAGTTGAAACTGTTCCACGAGTTTATTGTTCCCGGCAATCTGGAGTGGGCGGCTCAGGCGCCTGTGCTTATCCTTCTATTATCCTCAGTGCAAGAGGATGGGAAGATGAATGGGGCGCATGCTTTCGACACAGGGGCAGCATGGGCAAGCATTGCACTGCAGGCCTCCTTGCTAGGACTGAACACCCGGGCCATCGGCGGATATGACCGGGTAAAGGCCAGGGAGCTGCTGAGCATTCCGGCAAATTTTGAGCTGCATGCTGTAGTTGCACTCGGATATCCGGGCAGCACGGAGCTGCTCCCGGATAAATTCAAGGATAGGAATGTGCCGAGCGGCCGCCGTCCACTGCAGGAAAGCATCATTTGGGGAGATTTTTCTACCGAATCTAATGGCCAAGTGACCAAATAG